A genomic window from Herbiconiux aconitum includes:
- a CDS encoding metallopeptidase family protein translates to MVEMDAEAFEQLVGDELDRLPDDMMDGLDNVMFVVEDRPEDGSLDLLGLYDGVALTERGQYGFGEMPDRITVFREPLLAICADVDELRDQVHVTLVHEIAHYYGIDDEKLHELGWG, encoded by the coding sequence ATGGTCGAGATGGATGCGGAAGCCTTCGAGCAACTCGTCGGCGACGAACTCGACCGTCTGCCCGACGACATGATGGACGGCCTCGACAACGTGATGTTCGTGGTGGAGGACCGCCCGGAGGACGGCTCGCTCGATCTCCTCGGCCTCTACGACGGCGTCGCCCTCACCGAACGGGGGCAATACGGCTTCGGCGAGATGCCCGACCGCATCACCGTCTTCCGGGAGCCGCTGCTGGCGATCTGCGCCGACGTCGACGAACTCCGCGACCAGGTGCACGTCACCCTGGTGCACGAGATCGCGCACTATTACGGCATCGACGACGAGAAGCTGCACGAGCTCGGCTGGGGGTAG
- the orn gene encoding oligoribonuclease, which yields MSSSSDRLVWIDCEMTGLDLEVDELVEVAVVITDFDLALVDPGFSIVIKPDDSALANMNDFVTKMHETSGLSEEIPNGVSLADAEYQVLEYILKFVPTPQQAPLAGNTIGTDRSFISKFMPRVDGHLHYRSIDVSSIKELARRWFPRVYFNAPEKAGGHRALADILESIRELEYYRKAVFIAEPGPTSTELKTLSADVVREFGSRM from the coding sequence ATGAGCTCTTCCTCAGACCGTCTCGTCTGGATCGACTGCGAGATGACAGGGTTGGACCTCGAGGTCGACGAGCTGGTCGAGGTGGCGGTGGTCATCACCGACTTCGACCTCGCACTGGTCGACCCGGGCTTCAGCATCGTCATCAAACCCGACGACTCCGCACTGGCGAACATGAACGATTTCGTCACGAAGATGCATGAGACGAGTGGTCTCTCCGAGGAGATTCCGAATGGGGTGAGTCTCGCGGATGCTGAATACCAGGTGCTCGAATACATCCTGAAGTTCGTGCCCACTCCCCAGCAGGCCCCGCTCGCGGGCAACACGATCGGCACCGACCGCTCGTTCATCTCGAAGTTCATGCCGCGGGTCGACGGCCACCTGCACTACCGCAGCATCGACGTCTCCTCCATCAAGGAGCTCGCCCGTCGCTGGTTCCCCCGGGTCTACTTCAACGCCCCGGAGAAGGCCGGCGGCCACCGAGCCCTCGCCGACATCCTGGAGTCGATCCGCGAGCTCGAGTACTACCGCAAAGCGGTGTTCATCGCCGAGCCCGGGCCCACCTCAACCGAGCTCAAGACCCTCTCGGCCGACGTGGTGCGCGAATTCGGCTCGCGGATGTAA
- a CDS encoding SCO4848 family membrane protein, which translates to MITTLAILLFVNAAWNAIVWPQFFKRVNRDERARDDAGKPTTFLIVHAVLIGISLLIAAISAVVAIVALVSQ; encoded by the coding sequence ATGATCACAACACTCGCCATCCTCCTCTTCGTCAACGCCGCCTGGAACGCGATCGTCTGGCCGCAGTTCTTCAAGCGGGTCAACCGCGACGAACGCGCTCGCGACGACGCCGGCAAGCCTACGACCTTCCTCATCGTGCACGCCGTGCTGATCGGCATCTCGCTGCTCATCGCCGCAATCTCGGCGGTCGTCGCAATCGTCGCGCTGGTGAGCCAGTAG
- a CDS encoding PadR family transcriptional regulator, which yields MSRRAIANPLALAVLSCLWERPMYPYEITTTLRERGKEDSIRLNFGSLYAVMKSLEKHGFIEESRFEREGNRPERTVYEITAEGRRETTEWLRDLLETPAKEYPAIEAGLSLMAILPPREVAGLLRTRAQLLTSELERREAVASGPEFAGLPEIFTAEFDYKLALLRAERDYIAAFADRLDRGEVGGQDVWARMHELLAQGRPAHEVQQLLAPHLPKEAATGTHE from the coding sequence ATGTCGCGTCGAGCCATTGCCAATCCGCTCGCACTGGCCGTGCTGTCGTGCCTGTGGGAGCGCCCGATGTACCCGTACGAGATCACCACCACCCTGCGTGAGCGCGGTAAAGAAGACAGCATCCGCCTGAACTTCGGCTCGCTCTACGCGGTCATGAAGTCGCTCGAGAAGCACGGCTTCATCGAGGAGTCCCGCTTCGAACGCGAGGGCAACCGCCCTGAGCGCACCGTCTACGAGATCACGGCGGAGGGTAGGCGGGAGACCACCGAGTGGCTCCGCGACCTCCTCGAGACGCCGGCGAAGGAGTATCCGGCGATCGAGGCGGGGTTGTCGCTCATGGCGATCCTGCCGCCGCGCGAGGTCGCCGGGCTGCTCCGTACGCGCGCCCAACTCCTCACCTCCGAGCTCGAGCGCCGCGAGGCGGTGGCCTCGGGGCCGGAGTTCGCGGGTCTGCCCGAGATCTTCACCGCGGAGTTCGACTACAAGCTCGCGCTGCTGCGCGCCGAACGCGATTACATCGCCGCCTTCGCCGACCGCCTCGACAGGGGCGAAGTCGGCGGTCAAGACGTGTGGGCCCGCATGCACGAGTTGCTCGCGCAGGGCCGGCCGGCCCACGAGGTGCAACAGCTCCTCGCGCCCCATCTTCCGAAGGAGGCGGCCACCGGCACACACGAGTAG
- a CDS encoding ATP-binding cassette domain-containing protein produces the protein MANTTGAPALEASALTKTYPGGRGRHTVTALDGLSFEASEGTVFGLLGPNGAGKSTTVKILSTLSRADSGRAFVAGIDVAARPDRVRHAIGFVAQKQVSDPMDTGRENLVLAGRLQGMTGGDAKARAYELLQRFSLEEAGDRLVKTYSGGMARKLDVAIGLMNRPAVLFLDEPTTGLDPEARAEMWAEIERMSVEERMTVLLTTHYLEEADRLASRLAIVDHGRVVASGTPEELKNELRGDTVVIELGAESDAGVALAAIARLDLLREVAAAGHVLRARADAGATALPLALALLDDAGIRVASATVARPSLDDVYLNHTGRTFARAQGEEL, from the coding sequence ATGGCGAACACCACTGGCGCGCCGGCCCTCGAGGCCTCCGCGCTCACCAAGACATATCCGGGCGGGCGGGGCAGACACACTGTCACGGCTCTCGACGGCCTCAGCTTCGAGGCATCCGAGGGCACCGTCTTCGGCCTGCTCGGCCCCAACGGAGCGGGCAAGTCGACGACCGTCAAGATCTTGTCGACACTGTCCCGGGCCGATTCCGGTCGCGCGTTCGTCGCCGGAATCGACGTCGCCGCCCGACCCGACCGGGTGCGGCACGCGATCGGGTTCGTGGCCCAGAAGCAGGTTTCCGACCCCATGGACACCGGGCGGGAGAACCTCGTGCTGGCCGGGCGGCTCCAGGGCATGACAGGGGGCGACGCGAAGGCCCGCGCCTACGAGCTGCTGCAGCGCTTTTCGCTGGAGGAGGCGGGCGACCGACTCGTCAAAACCTACTCGGGCGGGATGGCGCGCAAGCTCGACGTGGCGATCGGCCTGATGAACCGCCCGGCCGTGCTCTTTCTCGACGAGCCGACCACCGGTCTCGATCCGGAGGCGCGGGCCGAGATGTGGGCCGAGATCGAACGGATGTCGGTGGAGGAACGGATGACCGTGCTGCTCACCACGCACTACCTCGAGGAGGCCGACCGGCTGGCCTCGCGACTGGCGATCGTCGATCACGGCCGGGTCGTCGCATCCGGAACTCCAGAAGAACTGAAGAACGAATTGCGTGGCGACACAGTGGTGATCGAACTCGGGGCCGAATCGGATGCGGGCGTCGCGTTGGCCGCGATCGCTCGCCTCGACCTGCTGCGCGAGGTGGCGGCGGCCGGGCACGTGCTGCGTGCTCGCGCAGACGCGGGGGCGACCGCCTTGCCGCTCGCGCTGGCGCTGCTCGATGACGCGGGCATCCGGGTCGCCTCGGCCACCGTCGCCCGGCCGAGCCTCGACGACGTCTACCTCAACCACACCGGGCGCACCTTCGCCCGCGCGCAGGGAGAGGAGCTGTGA
- a CDS encoding ABC transporter permease, with amino-acid sequence MTFLSHTAFLTGRQLRAFWRMPAFLVMNLIQPVIWLLLFGQLFKSVIEIPGFGAAGTYLEFLTPGIVMMMALFGSAWAGTVYIQDMDRGVMDRFLTSPTSRGALIVSTIVYQGILAVVQSLLVLLIAWLAGARFSGGVLGVVVLLVAVVLLTAVFAAFSNAIALLARQQTALIGISQLISFPLMFLSSAIMNTALSPQWVQDVARYNPFEWAVIVGRSALSEAPDWASIWLHLGLLAALAVVMAWLATRAFRSYQRSA; translated from the coding sequence ATGACCTTCCTCAGCCACACCGCGTTCCTCACCGGTCGCCAGTTGCGCGCCTTCTGGCGCATGCCGGCGTTCCTCGTGATGAACCTCATCCAGCCCGTCATCTGGTTGCTGCTTTTCGGGCAGCTGTTCAAATCGGTCATCGAGATTCCCGGATTCGGCGCCGCCGGCACGTACCTCGAGTTCCTGACGCCGGGCATCGTGATGATGATGGCGCTGTTCGGCAGCGCCTGGGCGGGCACCGTCTACATCCAAGACATGGATCGGGGCGTGATGGACAGGTTCCTTACCTCGCCCACCAGCCGCGGCGCGCTGATCGTGTCGACGATCGTCTACCAGGGCATCCTCGCGGTGGTGCAGTCACTGCTGGTGCTGCTGATCGCATGGTTGGCGGGGGCACGCTTCTCCGGCGGCGTTCTGGGAGTGGTGGTGCTGCTCGTCGCCGTCGTGCTGCTCACGGCGGTTTTCGCCGCTTTCTCGAACGCGATCGCGCTGCTCGCCCGCCAGCAGACGGCGCTGATCGGCATCTCGCAGTTGATCTCGTTTCCGCTGATGTTCCTCAGCTCGGCGATCATGAACACCGCGCTGTCGCCGCAGTGGGTACAGGATGTCGCGCGCTACAACCCGTTCGAGTGGGCTGTGATCGTCGGCCGGTCGGCACTGTCGGAAGCGCCGGACTGGGCCTCCATCTGGCTCCACCTCGGGCTGCTGGCCGCACTGGCCGTGGTGATGGCGTGGCTGGCGACGCGGGCGTTCCGCAGCTATCAGCGGAGCGCATAG
- the msrA gene encoding peptide-methionine (S)-S-oxide reductase MsrA, producing the protein METFVLAGGCFWCLDAVYRTLEGVDDVVSGYTGGTVPNPSYELVCTGSTGHAEAVEVRFDPSVIPADIILDVFFTLHDPRQLNRQGNDVGTQYRSAMFYQGEEQKALFEASLVRAGELWDGGIVTTLEPLGEFYRAEEYHQDFFAKNPGQGYCMAVAVPKVSKVRKAYASYIKAA; encoded by the coding sequence ATGGAAACCTTCGTTCTCGCAGGAGGCTGCTTCTGGTGCCTCGACGCGGTCTACCGCACCCTCGAGGGTGTCGACGACGTCGTCTCGGGATACACCGGCGGCACCGTCCCGAATCCCAGTTACGAACTGGTGTGCACCGGCAGCACCGGACATGCCGAAGCGGTCGAGGTGCGTTTCGACCCGTCGGTCATCCCGGCCGACATCATCCTCGATGTCTTCTTCACCCTGCACGACCCGCGGCAATTGAACCGTCAAGGCAACGACGTGGGCACGCAGTACCGATCGGCGATGTTCTACCAGGGCGAGGAGCAGAAGGCCCTGTTCGAGGCATCGCTCGTGCGCGCCGGGGAGCTGTGGGACGGCGGTATCGTCACGACGCTCGAGCCGCTCGGGGAGTTCTACCGGGCCGAGGAATACCACCAGGACTTCTTCGCGAAGAACCCGGGTCAGGGCTACTGCATGGCCGTCGCGGTGCCGAAAGTCTCGAAGGTGCGCAAGGCCTACGCGAGCTACATCAAGGCCGCCTGA
- a CDS encoding single-stranded DNA-binding protein, whose translation MPDHLTLTGVVATSPRHITTNSGLDITSFRLASGQRRFDREQKRWVDAETNWYTVTTFRQLALNVASSIERGQHVVVTGRLRVRAWENGDKSGTTIELEAEAAGHDLSWGTSAYTKTIFSGSPGEQTESSGGGFVPPESSSAPGLAQAGWAPPPLSGGAPDAGDSGGSTGEGGPTADGADGGSVDDSDALSSEDGEGAASGSLLVPF comes from the coding sequence ATGCCCGACCACTTGACCCTCACCGGAGTCGTCGCCACGTCGCCTCGGCACATCACCACGAACTCGGGGCTCGACATCACGAGCTTCCGGTTGGCCTCGGGTCAGCGCCGCTTCGACCGCGAGCAGAAACGCTGGGTCGACGCCGAGACGAACTGGTACACCGTGACCACGTTCCGCCAGCTCGCGCTCAACGTCGCCAGTTCGATCGAGCGGGGCCAGCACGTCGTGGTCACCGGGCGGCTGCGTGTCCGCGCCTGGGAGAACGGCGACAAGTCCGGCACCACGATCGAACTGGAGGCCGAGGCAGCGGGGCACGACCTCAGCTGGGGAACCTCGGCGTACACGAAGACGATCTTCTCCGGTTCGCCGGGTGAGCAGACCGAGTCGTCGGGCGGGGGGTTCGTGCCGCCAGAATCGTCGAGCGCGCCCGGGCTCGCTCAAGCGGGCTGGGCGCCTCCGCCTCTGTCTGGAGGGGCACCGGATGCCGGCGACTCCGGTGGGTCGACGGGAGAAGGCGGGCCCACGGCAGACGGCGCCGACGGCGGGTCGGTGGATGATTCGGATGCCCTGTCGTCAGAAGACGGAGAAGGTGCCGCATCCGGGAGCCTGCTCGTGCCATTTTGA
- a CDS encoding DUF6993 domain-containing protein, which yields MHTKRGATALGSRSNRRGLHRRGAVLAVIPVGLSLLLAACTAGPSAPSTSTAPTTSASSSATATPTPVASTLNPGGSAADNQAFFDSVNRALIASNPAAGGVEFTSNLRTNGFDIAAMQVTADTTTVGVAADSIQFSVHWGDDCLIGQYGQGQYESIVAPALGTGACLVGQTRAIDW from the coding sequence ATGCACACGAAACGAGGCGCAACCGCACTCGGCAGCCGATCGAATCGACGCGGCCTGCACCGCCGCGGTGCGGTGCTCGCCGTGATCCCGGTGGGGTTGTCGCTGCTGCTCGCCGCGTGCACCGCCGGGCCATCCGCTCCGTCGACCTCAACGGCCCCGACCACGAGTGCCTCGTCGAGCGCGACGGCGACTCCCACCCCGGTGGCCAGCACTCTGAACCCCGGCGGCTCGGCGGCCGACAACCAGGCATTTTTCGACTCGGTCAACCGGGCGCTCATTGCGAGCAACCCGGCCGCCGGTGGTGTCGAATTCACGAGCAACCTGCGCACCAACGGATTCGACATCGCGGCGATGCAGGTCACGGCCGACACGACCACGGTCGGGGTCGCGGCCGACTCGATCCAGTTCTCGGTGCACTGGGGCGACGACTGCCTGATCGGGCAGTACGGCCAGGGCCAGTACGAGAGCATCGTCGCCCCCGCCCTCGGCACCGGGGCGTGCCTAGTGGGTCAGACCCGCGCCATAGACTGGTAA
- the ettA gene encoding energy-dependent translational throttle protein EttA — MAEYIYSMVRARKAVGDKLILDDVTMAFLPGAKIGVVGPNGAGKSTILKIMAGLDTPSNGEAKLTPGFTVGILMQEPELDESKTVLENVQEGVGPIKGKIDRFNEISAEMAEPDADFDTLLAEMGTLQEEIDAADAWDLDSQLEQAMDALRTPPGDAPVANLSGGEKRRVALCKLLLQKPDLLLLDEPTNHLDAESVAWLEQHLSKYPGAVLAVTHDRYFLDHVAEWIAEVDRGRLYPYEGNYSTYLEKKRERLEVQGKKDAKLAKRLSEELDWVRSNAKGRQAKSKARLARYEEMATEAERTRKLDFEEIVIPVGPRLGSQVIDAKKLHKAFGERVLIDDLSFTLPRNGIVGVIGPNGVGKTTLFKTIVGLEPLDGGDLKIGDTVDISYVDQSRGGIDPQKTLWEVVSDGQDYIQVGKTEIPSRAYVSTFGFKGPDQQKRAGVLSGGERNRLNLALTLKQGGNLLLLDEPTNDLDVETLGSLENALLEFPGCAVVITHDRWFLDRIATHILAYEGTEDDPANWYWFEGNFEAYEENKIERLGPDAAKPHRSAYRKLTRD, encoded by the coding sequence ATGGCCGAATACATTTACTCGATGGTGCGCGCCCGCAAAGCGGTGGGCGACAAGCTGATCCTCGACGACGTCACGATGGCGTTCCTCCCGGGGGCGAAGATCGGTGTGGTCGGCCCCAACGGCGCGGGAAAGTCCACCATCCTGAAGATCATGGCGGGTCTCGACACCCCGTCGAACGGCGAGGCCAAGCTCACGCCCGGATTCACGGTCGGCATCCTGATGCAGGAGCCCGAGCTCGACGAGTCGAAGACCGTGCTCGAGAACGTGCAGGAGGGCGTCGGCCCCATCAAGGGCAAGATCGACCGCTTCAACGAGATCAGCGCCGAGATGGCCGAGCCCGATGCCGATTTCGACACGCTGCTCGCCGAGATGGGCACGCTGCAGGAAGAGATCGACGCCGCTGACGCGTGGGATCTGGACTCGCAGCTCGAGCAGGCGATGGACGCTCTGCGCACGCCCCCGGGCGACGCGCCGGTCGCGAACCTCTCCGGTGGTGAGAAGCGCCGCGTCGCGCTCTGCAAGCTGCTCCTGCAGAAGCCCGACCTGCTGCTGCTCGACGAGCCCACCAACCACCTCGACGCCGAGAGTGTCGCCTGGCTCGAGCAGCACCTGTCGAAGTACCCCGGCGCCGTGCTCGCCGTGACTCACGACCGGTACTTCCTCGACCACGTGGCCGAATGGATCGCCGAAGTCGACCGCGGACGCCTCTACCCCTACGAGGGCAACTACTCCACCTACCTCGAGAAGAAGCGCGAGCGCCTCGAGGTGCAGGGCAAGAAGGACGCGAAGCTCGCGAAGCGGCTGTCCGAAGAGCTCGACTGGGTGCGCAGCAACGCAAAGGGCCGCCAGGCGAAGTCGAAGGCCCGTCTCGCCCGCTACGAGGAGATGGCCACCGAGGCCGAGCGCACCCGCAAACTCGATTTCGAAGAGATCGTGATCCCGGTGGGGCCGCGTCTCGGCTCCCAGGTCATCGACGCCAAGAAGCTGCACAAGGCCTTCGGCGAGCGCGTGCTGATCGACGACCTGTCGTTCACCCTGCCGCGCAACGGCATCGTCGGCGTCATCGGCCCGAACGGCGTCGGCAAGACCACGCTCTTCAAGACCATCGTGGGCCTCGAGCCGCTCGACGGCGGAGACCTGAAGATCGGCGACACGGTCGACATCTCCTACGTCGACCAGAGCCGTGGGGGAATCGACCCGCAGAAGACCCTGTGGGAGGTCGTGTCCGACGGTCAGGACTACATCCAGGTCGGCAAGACCGAGATCCCGTCGCGCGCCTACGTCTCGACCTTCGGCTTCAAGGGCCCCGACCAGCAGAAGCGGGCGGGTGTGCTCTCCGGTGGTGAGCGCAACCGCTTGAACCTCGCGCTCACGCTGAAGCAGGGCGGCAACCTCTTGCTGCTCGATGAGCCCACGAACGACCTCGACGTCGAGACCCTCGGCAGCCTCGAGAACGCGCTGCTCGAGTTCCCCGGCTGCGCCGTGGTCATCACTCACGACCGGTGGTTCCTCGACCGCATCGCCACGCACATCCTGGCCTATGAGGGCACCGAAGACGACCCGGCGAACTGGTATTGGTTCGAAGGCAACTTCGAGGCCTACGAGGAGAACAAGATCGAGCGCCTCGGCCCCGACGCCGCGAAGCCGCACCGCTCCGCCTACCGGAAGCTCACGCGCGACTAG
- a CDS encoding acyl-CoA thioesterase, with protein MRLHVPIQLRWSDLDAYGHVNNASMLKILEEARVFAFWVDGDLTDPTQAAWTTAVIDASPTTRTKSVISRQEIEYVRSMPYIRQPIDVELWIGHLGGASLDVYYEIKSPLALPPQVTYVKASTTLVLVDADTERPRRILPHEREAWEPYLDEPLTFRRRT; from the coding sequence ATGCGACTGCATGTTCCGATCCAGCTGCGCTGGAGCGACCTCGACGCCTACGGGCACGTCAACAACGCCTCGATGCTGAAGATCCTCGAAGAAGCGCGTGTCTTCGCCTTCTGGGTCGACGGCGACCTGACCGACCCCACGCAGGCGGCGTGGACGACGGCGGTCATCGACGCCAGCCCCACGACGCGCACGAAGAGCGTCATCTCGCGCCAGGAGATCGAATACGTGCGCTCGATGCCCTACATCCGGCAGCCGATCGACGTCGAACTCTGGATCGGACACCTGGGTGGCGCCAGCCTCGACGTCTACTACGAGATCAAGAGCCCACTCGCGTTGCCGCCTCAGGTCACCTACGTGAAAGCCTCCACCACGCTGGTACTGGTCGACGCCGACACCGAGCGGCCGCGGCGCATCCTGCCGCACGAGCGCGAGGCCTGGGAGCCTTACCTCGACGAGCCGCTCACCTTCCGCCGCCGCACCTGA
- a CDS encoding acyl-CoA thioesterase, with amino-acid sequence MSDALSGFLTTLDLADTGARTEEDIFTGPSQSMPNGRVFGGQVLAQSVIAAVRTVEPSRVVHSLHGYFLRPGDSALPITFAVERIHDGRSFSTRRTQAYQNGVPILSAIFSFQTEDAGIEHQVEMPTDLPGPDDLPSAAEVLSKIDHPIARTWARERAFDMRHVPSPIYLSVEGEHLAHQAVWIKALGRLPDDPNLHRAALAYASDYAILEPVMRRHGIAWGRPDLKMASLDHAMWWHRFARADEWLLYTQTSPSAGGGRGFALGSIYDRGGRLIASVAQEGMLRIAQEG; translated from the coding sequence ATGTCCGACGCCCTCTCCGGCTTCCTCACCACGCTCGATCTCGCCGACACCGGCGCGAGAACCGAAGAAGACATCTTCACCGGTCCGTCGCAGTCGATGCCGAACGGCCGTGTCTTCGGTGGCCAGGTGCTCGCCCAGTCGGTGATCGCCGCGGTGCGCACCGTCGAGCCCAGCCGCGTCGTGCATTCGCTGCACGGCTACTTCCTGAGGCCCGGCGATTCCGCCCTGCCGATCACCTTCGCGGTCGAGCGCATCCACGACGGCCGGTCGTTCTCGACCCGGCGCACCCAGGCCTACCAGAACGGTGTGCCGATCCTCTCGGCCATCTTCTCGTTCCAGACCGAGGATGCCGGCATCGAGCACCAGGTCGAGATGCCCACCGACCTGCCCGGGCCCGACGACCTGCCGAGTGCCGCCGAGGTGCTCTCGAAGATCGACCACCCGATCGCCCGCACCTGGGCTCGCGAGCGCGCCTTCGACATGCGGCACGTGCCCTCGCCGATCTACCTCTCGGTGGAGGGCGAGCACCTCGCGCATCAGGCCGTCTGGATCAAGGCGCTCGGCCGGCTGCCCGACGACCCGAACCTGCACCGCGCGGCGCTGGCCTACGCGAGCGACTACGCCATCCTGGAGCCCGTGATGCGCCGGCACGGCATCGCCTGGGGTCGTCCCGACCTCAAGATGGCGAGCCTCGACCATGCGATGTGGTGGCACCGCTTCGCCCGAGCCGACGAGTGGCTTCTCTACACGCAGACCTCGCCGAGCGCCGGTGGCGGACGCGGATTCGCGCTCGGCAGCATCTACGACCGCGGCGGGCGACTCATCGCATCCGTGGCTCAGGAGGGCATGCTCCGGATCGCGCAGGAGGGCTGA
- a CDS encoding FAD-binding dehydrogenase, with protein sequence MPDAIVVGAGLAGLVAACELLDAGKQVTIVEQEPAASLGGQAWWSFGGIFLIDSPEQRRMRVRDSLELARQDWIGSAGFDRPEDDWPKKWAEAYLQFAAGEKRAWLHERGVRFFPVVGWAERGGYTANGHGNSVPRFHITWGTGPGVLAPFIARFRAGLDDGRASILHRHRVDEIVTSDGIVTGVRGAVLAPSSAARGESSSRDVVGDFELSAGAVIVTSGGIGGNHDLVRASWPSRLGAPPATMLSGVPEHVDGRMLAISERAGARLVNTDRMWHYTEGITNFDPVWPLHGIRILPGPSSLWLDATGARLPVPLFPGFDTLGTLEHILGTGYDYSWFVLTQSIIEKEFALSGSEQNPDLTGKDLRLLAQRIRPGAPGPVEAFKSRGVDFVVADTLPELLHGMARLEPSGALDAARVTREVFARDREIANTFTKDAQITAVRGARRYLGDKLIRAAKPHRLLDPKAGPLIAVKLHILTRKSLGGVSTDLDGRVLDASGAPIAGLYAAGEVSGFGGGGMHGYRALEGTFLGGCLFSGRQAGRAASR encoded by the coding sequence ATGCCAGACGCGATCGTGGTGGGGGCCGGTCTCGCCGGCTTGGTGGCTGCCTGCGAACTGCTGGATGCCGGCAAGCAGGTGACGATCGTGGAGCAGGAGCCCGCGGCATCCCTCGGTGGGCAGGCCTGGTGGTCGTTCGGCGGCATCTTCCTCATCGACAGCCCGGAGCAGCGACGGATGCGCGTGCGCGACAGTCTCGAGCTCGCCCGGCAGGACTGGATCGGCAGCGCCGGCTTCGACCGCCCCGAAGACGACTGGCCGAAGAAATGGGCCGAGGCCTACCTGCAGTTCGCGGCCGGTGAGAAGCGGGCCTGGCTGCACGAACGCGGCGTACGGTTCTTCCCCGTGGTGGGCTGGGCCGAGCGTGGCGGCTACACGGCCAACGGGCACGGCAACTCCGTGCCGCGCTTCCACATCACCTGGGGCACGGGCCCCGGGGTACTCGCGCCGTTCATCGCGCGGTTCCGGGCGGGCCTCGACGACGGGCGGGCGAGCATCCTGCACCGTCACCGCGTCGACGAGATCGTGACCTCGGACGGCATCGTCACCGGTGTGCGCGGCGCGGTGCTCGCGCCGAGCTCGGCCGCGCGCGGCGAATCGAGCTCACGGGACGTGGTGGGCGACTTCGAGTTGTCGGCCGGCGCCGTCATCGTGACCAGCGGCGGCATCGGCGGCAACCACGACCTGGTTCGTGCCTCATGGCCCTCGCGGCTCGGGGCTCCCCCGGCCACCATGCTGTCCGGCGTTCCCGAGCACGTCGACGGCCGGATGCTCGCCATCAGCGAGCGCGCCGGAGCCCGTCTCGTGAACACCGACCGGATGTGGCACTACACGGAAGGCATCACGAACTTCGACCCCGTCTGGCCGCTGCACGGCATCCGCATCCTCCCCGGGCCGTCGTCGCTGTGGCTGGATGCGACGGGCGCGCGGCTGCCGGTGCCACTGTTCCCCGGATTCGACACGCTCGGCACCCTCGAACACATCCTGGGCACGGGCTACGACTACAGCTGGTTCGTGCTGACGCAGTCGATCATCGAGAAGGAGTTCGCCCTCTCGGGCAGTGAGCAGAACCCCGATCTCACGGGCAAGGACCTGCGGTTGCTGGCGCAGCGCATCCGTCCGGGCGCTCCCGGTCCAGTGGAGGCGTTCAAGTCGCGGGGCGTCGACTTCGTGGTGGCCGACACACTGCCGGAGTTGCTGCACGGCATGGCGCGACTCGAGCCGTCCGGTGCGCTCGATGCGGCCCGCGTGACCCGCGAAGTCTTCGCGCGGGATCGCGAGATCGCCAACACCTTCACGAAGGATGCGCAGATCACCGCGGTGCGCGGCGCCCGGCGTTACCTCGGGGACAAGCTGATCCGGGCCGCCAAACCGCACCGGCTGCTCGACCCGAAGGCTGGGCCGCTGATCGCCGTGAAGCTGCACATCCTCACCCGCAAGAGCCTCGGTGGGGTGTCGACGGATCTCGACGGACGCGTGCTCGACGCATCCGGAGCACCGATCGCCGGTCTGTATGCCGCCGGTGAAGTGAGCGGCTTCGGTGGAGGCGGGATGCACGGCTACCGGGCGCTCGAGGGCACCTTCTTGGGTGGGTGCCTGTTCTCGGGCCGCCAGGCGGGGAGAGCGGCGAGTCGGTAG
- a CDS encoding globin, with product MPEHPFYEQIGGHPTFVALVTKFYEGVATDPVLKPMYPADDWDGAVERLTLFLEQYWGGPGTYSEQRGHPRLRMRHNPFKVNPDARDRWLAHMQVAVDSIELSPLDREILWGYLERAAHAMVNTFDE from the coding sequence ATGCCCGAGCATCCGTTCTACGAGCAGATCGGCGGGCACCCGACCTTCGTGGCGTTGGTGACGAAGTTCTACGAGGGCGTGGCGACCGATCCCGTGCTGAAGCCGATGTATCCGGCCGACGACTGGGACGGCGCGGTCGAGCGACTCACCCTCTTTCTCGAGCAGTACTGGGGCGGGCCGGGCACCTACAGCGAGCAGCGCGGGCATCCGCGGCTCCGGATGCGCCACAACCCATTCAAGGTCAACCCGGATGCGCGCGACCGTTGGCTCGCACACATGCAGGTGGCCGTGGACTCGATCGAGTTGTCGCCGCTCGACAGAGAAATCCTCTGGGGTTACCTCGAGCGCGCAGCGCATGCGATGGTGAATACTTTCGACGAGTGA